In a single window of the Zea mays cultivar B73 chromosome 5, Zm-B73-REFERENCE-NAM-5.0, whole genome shotgun sequence genome:
- the LOC100281493 gene encoding N6-adenosine-methyltransferase MT-A70-like protein, translating to MEAQTDSAPGGGDDLAIMREQCRTLEESISTRREAQLDLIGSLQHLVPDLVPSLEQSLRLIAAFNGRPFVPTLYPNASVHVQNPNLKPQHRRALPGPARSTRLKTSPGSSPASAAARCAGTSGGIHAVRTMVAVCLLELVPFAEIDAAALARRLQSETSSASEAERAALADLAAELGGSAPAAVALALRRIAEDSGGLQIEEAFIGGKQMTMVWAIDRSKLLKELPESASVLQIQPPPTPQVVPLDTDTNIIPRPPPLQQSDMWGNPMPPMFPRPRGMTMPRIPPGLMPLQRPFMAPGAVIPMGGGPVPSSTQLKLRTEEDDLKDLELLLNKKTYREKQNTKTGEELLDLIHRPTAKETAVAAKFKTKGGSQLKEYCTNLTKEDCRRQTGSFVACDKVHFRRIIAPHTDTNLGDCSFLDTCRHTKTCKYVHYELDQTPDVPQMMAGAIAPPRQIKPQRAEYCSEIELGESQWINCDIRNFRMDILGQFGVIMADPPWDIHMELPYGTMADDEMRTLNVPTLQTDGLIFLWVTGRAMELGRECLELWGYKRVEEIIWVKTNQLQRIIRTGRTGHWLNHSKEHCLVGIKGNPLVNRNIDTDVIVAEVRETSRKPDEMYAMLERISPRTRKLELFARMHNTQAGWLSLGNQLNGVRLVDQGLRARYKAAYPDVEVQPPSPPRTSTPMDVDQSSSQKVAALDGGERPA from the exons ATGGAAGCGCAGACCGACTCCGCCCCCGGCGGCGGCGACGATCTTGCGATCATGCGCGAGCAGTGCCGGACACTGGAGGAGTCCATTTCCACCCGCCGTGAGGCGCAGCTCGACCTCATCGGCTCCCTGCAGCACCTCGTCCCCGACCTGGTTCCATCCCTCGAACAATCGCTCCGCCTCATCGCCGCCTTCAACGGCCGCCCCTTCGTCCCCACGCTGTACCCCAACGCCAGCGTCCACGTGCAGAACCCCAACCTTAAGCCCCAGCACCGCCGCGCCCTCCCCGGCCCGGCCCGCTCCACACGCCTCAAGACCTCGCCGGGGTCCTCCCCAGCTTCCGCCGCCGCCCGGTGTGCGGGAACCAGTGGTGGCATCCACGCCGTTCGTACCATGGTTGCCGTCTGTCTCCTCGAGCTCGTCCCCTTTGCCGAGATCGATGCCGCCGCGCTCGCGCGCCGCCTGCAGTCCGAAACGTCGTCTGCCAGCGAGGCCGAGCGCGCTGCTCTGGCCGACCTCGCCGCGGAGCTTGGGGGCTCCGCCCCCGCTGCTGTTGCTCTTGCCCTCCGTCGCATCGCAGAAGACAGCGGCGGCTTGCAGATCGAGGAGGCCTTCATTGGGGGCAAGCAGATGACTATGGTCTGGGCCATCGACCGGAGCAAACTCCTCAAAGAGCTACCAGAATCCGCTTCTGTGctccaaatccaacctccaccaaCTCCACAGGTGGTTCCCCTCGATACTGATACTAACATCATACCAAGGCCTCCGCCACTGCAGCAGTCGGATATGTGGGGTAACCCAATGCCACCGATGTTCCCACGTCCCAGGGGCATGACAATGCCAAGAATTCCGCCAGGTTTGATGCCGCTGCAGCGACCATTCATGGCACCAGGGGCAGTTATCCCAATGGGTGGTGGTCCGGTGCCGAGTTCCACACAGCTGAAGCTGAGGACAGAGGAAGATGATCTTAAGGACCTTGAACTGCTGCTAAACAAGAAGACGTATAGAGAGAAGCAGAATACAAAGACTGGAGAGGAGCTGCTGGATCTCATTCACCGGCCTACAGCTAAGGAGACTGCAGTCGCTGCAAAG TTTAAAACAAAGGGTGGCTCCCAGCTGAAGGAATATTGTACCAACTTAACTAAAGAAGATTGCCGACGCCAAACAGGTTCTTTTGTGGCCTGTGATAAG GTCCACTTTCGGCGTATTATAGCTCCACATACTGATACAAATCTAGGAGATTGTTCTTTCCTAGACACATGCCGTCACACAAAG ACTTGCAAGTATGTCCACTACGAGCTTGATCAAACGCCAGATGTACCTCAAATGATGGCAGGTGCCATTGCACCACCTAGGCAAATAAAGCCCCAGAGAGCTGAATATTGTTCAGAAATAGAGCTTGGAGAATCGCAATGGATAAACTGTGACATTCGGAACTTCAGGATGGACATCTTAGGACAATTTGGAGTAATTATGGCTGACCCCCCTTGGGATATTCATATGGAGCTACCATATGGCACAATGGCTGATGATGAAATGAGGACGCTTAATGTTCCAACTCTGCAAACTGATGGTTTGATTTTTTTATGGGTCACTGGTCGTGCCATGGAGCTTGGGCGAGAATG TCTGGAGCTCTGGGGTTACAAGCGTGTTGAAGAAATTATTTGGGTGAAGACCAATCAACTTCAACGTATCATTCGAACTGGTCGCACTGGCCATTGGTTGAATCACAGCAAAGAACATTGTCTTGTTGGAATAAAAGGAAACCCTTTAGTGAACAGGAACATAGATACCGATGTTATTGTTGCTGAAGTCCGTGAAACAAGCAGAAAACCTGATGAG ATGTACGCAATGCTAGAACGAATTAGCCCAAGGACAAGGAAGTTGGAACTGTTTGCAAGGATGCATAATACACAAGCTGG ATGGCTTTCACTGGGTAACCAATTAAATGGAGTAAGGCTTGTTGATCAAGGGTTGAGAGCAAGGTACAAAGCTGCTTACCCTGATGTTGAGGTCCAGCCACCATCACCTCCCAGGACAAGCACGCCAATGGATGTTGACCAAAGTAGTTCACAGAAGGTTGCTGCGCTAGATGGTGGCGAGAGGCCCGCCTGA